DNA sequence from the Littorina saxatilis isolate snail1 linkage group LG9, US_GU_Lsax_2.0, whole genome shotgun sequence genome:
tagttcgaaaactcaatctgaaactgacatcgatcGTCGAAGGCGTAGCTGGGAACCCGGccgttgagatccattccaacgcccaaaaaattatcagaagactcaccatgaagtcaaatcaaacgttaggttttctcatttggttatttgctttggctttaagtgtattgcttcgattgatagctgaatctgcttgcaaccgtgctgttcaagactgttcgaactgtcgtctgctagacgggcttgtcACGGGAATCACATTTTTAAGTTAAATacaaaaattggttggacaaatttggccccatgaatgtaattACGGTACCCAAGGTCGCCACCATTAGTACTATCGAAGGgcagtgtttttttgttcagtgcgGACTCGtgtatacaagatcaacgaggccgagaatcgtaaTATGCATGACCACGGGGCTAAGGTTTGATCGGTAAAGGCGGGCCTTTTTAGAGCTGAAAAAGCCCCCCGGAGGCCCTGTATAGCTCTAAAAAGTCCCCCGGGGACCCTTTTTAGCTCTGAAAAGTCCCCCGGAGGCCCTTTTCAGAGGGGGGACTAAACGGGATACTACACCGGGAACGGGAGCGTGTggggccagagagagagagagggtgtgtgtgtgtgtgtgtgtgttccatatgtatgtgtgtgtgtgtgtgtgtcagtgtgcactTTGGTGGAGGCCTCGTAAAACACTGGTCGGTTCTCGAGCCTTGGGGCTCTGTGATGGACTCGCCGTCGACGGTTCTCCAGCCACGGACAACATTTTAAGAACATTTCAGTTTGAAGAATTCAGTATGCTTCAGTTAGCTCGAAGTCGTGCCGGCGTTCGTAGCGCCTGTTTGATATCaaaacatctatatatatacatatacgactagtgtctgtctgtctgtgtgtgtgtgtctgtgtgtgtctgtgtatctgtgtatctgtgtattcgccatgcacggccaaagttctcgatggatctgcttcaaatttggtgggcttattcagagagaccccggacacaacctcatcgatgagatatttcaacacgtgctctcagcgcgcagcgctgaaccgattttggttccacctcagctacccgggcccccataccgacacaccaaagccgctacaccacatcacaacgccaaagttctcgctggatctttttcaaatttggacaccgtattcagctacaccccggacacaatatcatcgatgagatatttcaacacgtgctctcagcgcgcagcgctgaactgattttggtttttgtgttcatttcaccattataagtaactcttccttatcttctccagtgtttggcgtttatctcccttccttcgtgtggctttcccgtttgtaagttactattactatttttagaatgtcactgcgctgtccactgcgctgtccacaacgcttcccttgcacccgtaagttgttcttactgtcaaagtgaaaaggtcgaatcaatttatagccacgcgaaaaatacactctcacctatctctatatatttatagatacagatatgcatatatatatacggcttctctgtgtgtgtgtgtgtgtttgtgtgtgtgtgtgtgggcaaaaacctgtgtattgtagagttctgtttgtgatgtggtctagcggcttttgtctgtctgtatgttctggcatttgagaagccacagcagataatatagggctaagaaataagctctaaaattctcaatcccgtttgacaggacttcgccttcaaaggtgattgtggtgaaccgccacgctgtctgtctttgtctcgcgattcaccccggcgaagccgggtattcctctagtatatatatatgttacagtcaaatcgggaaatcaggtatttcacgagaatgtctgaaagtttaggcattcatggtaaatacctggtttgatcaggcaattccggaaatgactgaatTTTTTTAGGCACTATCAGGAAATGACTAAAAACTACTTGTGCAAATTTCCCGTTTTGCCTGACTGTTAGGCAAAACGGGTTGTTCTGAGACCTTGTCTGTTTTTACCTCGCCTGCCTTGAGCATGAATTTCTCTTCTAGCACATTGTCTATTCATCGTTTTCCCCATTTCACTGAGTTCGGAGTGATtgcagtttgttttttttacgggtgcaggtcactaccgcgagtgtAACACTATCGCGTGTGTAAGACTACGAGCACGAATTTATTGTGATTTTCTCGTAAAGTTCGGAGTGATTGGAGTTGGTTTTTACATAGCCGGCCTTGAGCACGAATTTATTGCGAGTTTCTCGTATAGCACattgtcttttttttccccccttttCACTGAGTTTGGATTGATTGGAGTTCACTTTCAGTATAATGCTAGTTCCATTGTGACGTTGCTCTCAATGTTGAGGGTAGCAATGGAGGAAACAGAATTGGTAGAAGACCGATTTAATCGGTTAATCTTTCAAAAGTACGCCAAAAATGGAAAACACTTGATGCCAAAGTCCAAATATTTTCAAATACTTGAAGAGATGATGGAAAACGGAAGTCGGAAAACTCCACGTCAGTACAAGCTGTTTTCGAAGTAAGtagactcctctctctctctctcgttcctccctctctctcaaacctgtctttctgtctgtctctgtctgtctctgtctctctctgtcacttctCTCTGTCATTGTTTGTCTCGAtgtatgtatctctctctctgtgactctctttctctctctgtctctctctgcgcaCATGTCCCATACTGTTGTCCCACacttctctctaacacacacacacacacacatacacacacacacacgcgcacacgcgcaAACACAGATAATAAAATAGTGATCTCTTGATTTTGAATCAGGTATGAAATTTTATCacttctctctaacacacacacacacacacacacacacacacacacacacacacgcgcgcgcgcgcgcgcgcagttACAGATAATAAAATAGTGATCTCTTGATTTTGAATCAGGTATGAAATTTTATCacttctctctaacacacacacacacacacacacacacacacacacacacacacacacacacgcacacgcacacacgcgcagacacagATAATAAAATAGTGATCTCTTGATTTTGAATCAGGTATGACATTTTATCacttctctctaacacacacacacacacacacacagacgcgcacacgcacacgcacacacgcgcagacacagATAATAAAATAGTGATCTCTTGATTTTGATTCAGGTATGAAATCCTTCGATGTGGGCACATGGACAAACTGATAAAGAAACGAAAGTCACCTGCTGAAACCCCAATCTACTATATGACAATTGAAGACACATTCGACGTGATCAGAACAGCTCATCTTGCCACAGGACACGGTGGAAGGGATAGGGTTCTAAAGGAAATTGAACAGAAATTTGCAAATGTGCACAGAGAAAGCGTTGACATTTTCAAGTCTTTATGCAAGGTGTGCCAAGAAAAGACAAAgcgacaaaaaacaaaaggagTTGTTGTGAGACCCATCCTTTCAAGTGATTTTTCTTCCAGATGTCAACTGTGTCCACAAAAACTGTTGTATTTGAGTGAAATGAACTGTGTTAAGCACGTAAGTCTTCGCGCGGCCGTCATCCTGGGCTCCCAAAGCGGAGGACAAGGATACGTCAAGTGCAACTGTTCGGGTGCAAAGAAATGCCAGAACAATCGGTGCAAATGCTTCAAAGCAAAACTGAAGTGCAACAGTCGGTGTCACCAATCCTTGACTTGTGGAAACAAATGAACTGTTGACAGAAAGTTCTGTTTTAATGTACATTTTAGTTTTTAgaattaaacattaaaatgaTAACATCATTATGTTCTTTAATTGAATGCCTTaaaatcaagagagagaaagagataggtgagagagaaagagaaagagataggagagagagagagagaaagagataggagagagagagagagagaatacagaATAGATTCCACACTGACAGCATTGGCCCGGCACAGGCAGTTGATGGCTGGACAGCAATACCTTCCTGATGGAAAAGAGGCATGAAACCAATTACGACCCCAGCCATTCAAAGTTTTATAGTAGGCTTCTGTGCTGAAATGCTTTCTGACtctcaccagaaacacagattgTGAGCGGTAGGCATTCTCCGATAATGCCTGGCAGCCTATTTCAGTCAATCACCGATAGTGCCTGAACAATTTCAGTCATTTCCGGATTTGCCTGATCAAACCAGGTATTTACCGTGAATGCCTAAACTTTCAGGCATTCTCGTGAAATACCTGATTTCCcgatttgactgtaacatatatacgacttgtgtctgtgtgtgtgtctgtgtgtgtgtctgtgtatctgtgtattcgccatgcacggccaaagttctcgatggatctgcttcaaatttggtgggcttattcagagagaccccggacacaacctcatcgatgagatatttcaacacgtgctctcagcgcacagcgctgaaccgattttggttccacctcagctacccgggcccccataccgacacaccaaagccgctacaccacatcacaacgccaaagttctcgctggatctttttcaaatttggacaccgtattcagctacaccccggacacaatatcatcgatgagatatttcaacacgtgctctcagcgcgcagcgctgaactgattttggttttgtgttcatttcaccattataagtaactcttccttatcttctccagtgtttggcgtttatctcccttccttcgtgtggctttcccgtttgtaagttactattactatttttagaatgtcactgcgctgtccactgcgctgtccacaacgcttcccttgcacccgtaagttgttcttactgtcaaagtgaaaaggtcgaatcaatttatagccacgcgaaaaatacactctcacctatctctatatatttatagatacagatatgcatatatatatacggcttctctgtgtgtgtgtgtttgtgtgtgtgtgtgggcaaaaacctgtgtattgtagagttctgtttgtgatgtggtctagcggcttttgtctgtctgtatgttctggcatttgagaagccacagcagataatatagggctaagaaataagctctaaaattctcaatcccgtttgacaggacttcgccttcaaaggtgattgtggtgaaccgccacgctgtctgtctctgtctcgcgattcaccccggcgaagccggttattcctctagtatatatatatatacgactagtgtctgtctgtctgtctgtctgtctgtctgtctgttcgtgatgcacggccaaagttctcggtggatctttttgaaatttggacaccgtattcagctacaccccggacacaacctcatcgatgagatatttcaacacgtgctctcagcgcgcagcgctgtgcgcgctgaaccgattttttttttttgttgtctggatccactaccagtaactcttccttatcttccccagtgttttcagccgcgattatctcccttcctccgtgtggcgtcaatccatattcccgttactacgtttactatttttagaaggtcactgcacgttactatttttagaaggtctccagtgttttgcgcgtttatctcctttccttcggccggcgtacacccggcaaagccgggtcccaggcgcagcctggtatacggctctacttcttcccggcgaagccggtacccggcgaagcgggtaatcatctagtcaaGAATATTTCAGGACAGTCTTGTCAGAGTTGACGACAGGTGCCTCACACTCTTTCAAATCGAAGCAACTTTACTTCGCTTCCACGGGAGACGAGAATAGCGGTGCAAATCTCCGGAAAGATTCTCTGGTGCATAACCTCATACGGTAATTATGGAATTTATTATTGTAGTTTGTAGTTGTACATTCAAAGTTCACAATCCAGTGTCATTATTGTATTCTACCTGATAGAAGTCACTTTTATCAGCGCAAAGAATGACTTAATTTACATTAGTTGACGGAATTACTGAGCTCTAAAAGTGAGCATAATTTATAATTCTGATTCTTCCAGATTAACTAGGCTATCCCATattgctttttatttttttaggggggaggggggggggaataatgCGTTGCATGATGATATTCCAGTGTCAAAATATAAAAGAGAATGCACTCTCCGTCACCAAGACCATGTACAGTacgtgtcagcgctgtctcaGTCAAAGGGTTTCCGCTTAGACTTGGAGCCTTCGAGTTCCCTATGAGCCAATTTTTTCTTCTGACGCAAATAAAACTCATTGGTATACATTCGGTAACCCAAATGGTAGTTCAAATGACTTTTTATGCTTCAAAGAGCAAGTTTTGCGAATTCAGAGGCTTAGATTGTAGCAGAAAAACTCACCTGATGTTACAATTGAAGATAACCCCAGTGCATATTCCCTGCCGCAGGTATTACTGTCGTAAAAATCCAGAAGTGATTGGGATGGATCTGCAGCAAGTTACGGATGTTCTAAAGAGCATGGCCTCACCTTCTCTGGCTGGTTCCTGGGACAATGTCGGCCTGCTTCTGGAACCTTCCCTGCCTCACACTGTGCAAAGGATGCTGCTGACCAATGACCTGACGCCCGCAGTAATGAAGGAGGCTGTTGACCATGGAGTGAACATGATCGTGTCATACCACCCGCCCATTTTCGCTCCGCTGAAAAGAGTGACGCAGTCTTCTTGGAAGGAGAGAATCGTTGCAGGGTGTCTGGAACGTCGCATCGCTTTGTACTCGCCACACACTTCGTGGGACGCTGCTGTGGATGGTGTGAATGACTGGCTGATTCATGCCTTTGTCATCATGGAGAACGTTGAATGCACCGACGTGGCCAAGGTATGACTAAAAATAGATAGGAATGGATGATGTTCAGAAAGAACTCAAGTTTGTAtataggttgtgaaagagtgaatgctctTGCTTTTATCGAGGCAAACTTTCtaacgtgacattataggccagtcactagcgaggggtgtgtctgaaacacgtgacattataggccagtcactggcaaggggtgtgtctgaagcacgtggacaaggagcattcTTTCTGGCTCTCCCAACTACATCATCGAAAAGCTCCAGCGTGTTCAGAATCATGCCGCCCGCCTCATCTTTCGCTCTTCCAAGCACgaccacatcacccctcttcttcaaaccctacactggctgcctgttcaacagaggattcagttcaagatctccacactctgccttagaaactttgatctatcgtcccctagctatctttctgaccttcttgatgtctactccctctctcgctccctaAGATCCTCCGCAGACACCCGCCTTTTTAGGATACCACCAGCACGCACCAAAACATATGGCCAGCGCACCTTCTCGATCTTACCAGGCCCCATCCATCTGGAACCAACTCCCGCACtcactcaggcactccacatctatgcaatcattcaaaacctcactcaaaacacacctcttccctcactagtctgttaatgaccacccatccccctctcctgctggtccttaatctgtttccttctctctccttcttcttccctttccagctctattcttcttctctcaactaactttatgtatccaataatttatttatttatttatgactgtttttccgtcttcagaatgcatgtgcctgtagttggtatgagtgagtgcgtcgcgttctcgctgtgcgtctgtctgcgagtgtatgagtccgagtgtcttggtccttgtcgatttgtgtttcgtataatgttcactatgtattgtatattttgtaagcgcctagggctatatttagattaggcgcacaaatgttcataataataataataatgtgtggaaagtttgcctcactaaaagcaaaagTATTCACTATTTCACAACTCATGCAAACCCGACCTGATTTATTTCCAGAGTGCATCTATTATTGCAGGCGGGAGAACAGCAGAGGAAACCTCTTGTGTTGAGGCACAACATTCATTTTATTGGCCACTGTATTAAGACAGTTCTGTTTTCACAAACTAACATTTTGCATTACCTTCGTAGATTGGTATAGATCTGTTGCAACTTTTTCATGCATCATGATTGTTTTATACCAGTTGTTTTGTCCAGACATAGTGTTATGGAATAGTGTTATGATCACCATGCTGACAGCACATGgcttcttttgttttaaaacGACAGGACCATATTTAACTACATCTTGATCGTGTACAGCATTACGCTACACTCATTTTAGAATGTTATGTCAGCATTGCTGTTACACTTGTGTTTCAGTTGCCTCTGCTTGGGTACGGCATGGGCCGTGTTGGTCAGCTGCGTTCACTTATTACCATGGAAACGGCTGTTGCTGCAATCAAGAAACATCTTAATCTACCTCATGTTAGGCTTGCACAGTCAGCAGGTTAGTGATGTaatccctgtctgtgtgtggtatCATGAAAAttcttttttaagaccagaGAACAAAAAtcttcacccccacccccccaaatgCATGTAAATTGCTCTGTAATACTGAAGACACATGGACCGAAGCTTGAGCTTATAGTATAAGACGTGTACAATTTGAAATGTCTGAGGTACATCAGGAAAGAGAGTCTGTGTGCAGCATGTGCAGCTAATAAAATGTTTGTAAAATGGAAATCATAAAGGTTTATTGGGTATAAAACAACAACTTTTCATTGGTACCTGCAAGGCTATTAACTTGTGGAATGTGTTGAAGTGAAAGATTGCTGACAGTGTATCTAAGAACCTGGATTATctttgatatttttttcaatGTTGCACATGAGGAgcatttcattttttgtttaaattaatGCATGAAAACAATTATCTTTATTCCTGTTAAAGCACATTTCTGGTACTATGCCT
Encoded proteins:
- the LOC138977118 gene encoding LOW QUALITY PROTEIN: NIF3-like protein 1 (The sequence of the model RefSeq protein was modified relative to this genomic sequence to represent the inferred CDS: inserted 2 bases in 1 codon); its protein translation is MDLQQVTDVLKSMASPSLAGSWDNVGLLLEPSLPHTVQRMLLTNDLTPAVMKEAVDHGVNMIVSYHPPIFAPLKRVTQSSWKERIVAGCLERRIALYSPHTSWDAAVDGVNDWLIHAFVIMENVECTDVAKLPLLGYGMGRVGQLRSLITMETAVAAIKKHLNLPHVRLAQSAEKSQIRTVAVCAGSGASVLRVXKADLYLTGEMSHHEVLDAVCKGTSVVLCDHSNTERGFLKVVQGRLKEKLGNGVEVMVSETDGGCMSASETGIKCGKYSTCL